From Mytilus edulis chromosome 8, xbMytEdul2.2, whole genome shotgun sequence, one genomic window encodes:
- the LOC139486658 gene encoding uncharacterized protein, producing the protein MMKCCCLIVFLFCTIDVSNGGILSGTCHSSNGTCGKRDVPCKETFGSEWTYIGKCCNKRPCCKFLKAPCVPETCPTGFKLLSNQASSANCYSYHGLDSQLPLPLARDNCATTAGAYLWRPNTEQEANAVNNEFNIPSDQFIWTGGREVNLGTFVFDIDNSGFSIDDQPFGVTESLSVERMYAIGMYAIAVQKCT; encoded by the exons ATGATGAAGTGTTGTTGTTTGATTGTTTTCCTCTTTTGCACAATTGATGTGTCAAATGGCGGCA TTCTTTCTGGAACATGCCATTCCTCCAACGGAACCTGTGGAAAAAGAGACGTTCCGTGTAAAGAGACGTTCGGATCTGAATGGACGTATATAGGAAAATGCTGCAATAAACGACCTTGTTGCAAAT ttttaaaagcgCCATGTGTTCCGGAAACTTGCCCAACTGGGTTCAAACTATTATCAAACCAAGCAAGTAGTGCTAATTGTTATTCCTATCATGGTCTTGATAGCCAATTGCCTTTGCCTTTAGCTCGG GATAATTGTGCCACGACAGCTGGTGCCTACTTGTGGAGACCGAACACTGAACAAGAAGCCAATGCTGTTAACAATGAATTCAATATTC CATCCGATCAATTTATTTGGACTGGGGGCAGAGAAGTCAATCTTGGAACGTTTGTATTTGATATAGACAACAGTGGATTTTCAATCGATGATCAACCATTTGGCGTCACGG AGAGTTTGTCCGTAGAGAGGATGTATGCCATTGGGATGTATGCCATTGCAGTACAAAAATGTACTTGA